In Euwallacea similis isolate ESF13 chromosome 5, ESF131.1, whole genome shotgun sequence, a single window of DNA contains:
- the l(2)gl gene encoding lethal(2) giant larvae protein homolog 1 isoform X3, whose product MFKFIKGKPHQTAERHKIHKELFCYRRTLQHGFPHKPSALGWDPSLRLICIGTSTGAIKVLGKPGVEFYGQHQNPIPVAKVLFLPSKGKVVSLQDDNSLHLWEVSSGSLVEVKSQALEGKLKKISNMCLESAGKYLLLGTEGGNIYLLDLSTFTMTPDIIYQDVVMQNVPQDYKLNPGAVECILEQPGQPNNILIGYNRGLMVLWNRADNIAVKTFISNQQLENLCWKGDQHFITSHNDGSYMEWDVTQSEKPCGEPITTYGPYACKAIPKIISKELNGEQLLVFSGGLPRANYGDKFSVSVIHGDGNENHVAFDFTSKIGTAKNDTDSEEEQFGNKVIDFVVIDSRTEDEVSDEPEGQEAVEAPLTNGISTRGQPEALIVLAEEELVAIDLLSKGWKMMNLPYLVALHSSAVTCSQYVSDIPQSLWEYLKDAGKAQSSHLYSDRTWPIDGGKLLCSKGTHKRELLLTGHEDGTVRFWDAGGVTLTPIYKFGTAQFFTGDDLDEVPPNQDAEENEEEWPPFRKTGVFDPYSDDPRLAIKRVAMCALSGTLVVAGTAGQVIVSKFDTEILDGPLKVVPMNIVSDRDGFVWKGHNQLAPKTGDIRQSRGFQATTLLQLHPPAAVTSAVLHADWGLVAAGTAHGLALLDYVKNKPVLFKCTLNPNDLTGQGDTPISRRKSFKKSLRESFRRLRKGRSTRHNKEDKQVSRKPNHNNKSSKYSIIKTPVVTSPPTRKPPVSEQGGDFNPLDAKPVERQIEARPVEDTMGSFVRCLYFARTFLINVQNTVPTLWAGTNNGTVYAFTIIVPSASKRDTDDVACHLAKEIQLKHRAPVIGIAVLDGSNKPLPEALEVEKGVAPLPDTTQVHRVIIASEEQFKIFTLPSLKPYCKYKLTAHEGARVRRMSFATFTCNLPDDNTVVIHIHSEVDLLCLTNLGDCVVLSIPDLKRQLNAAAVKREDITGISTLVFTKTAEALYLHSSSELQRISLSATAVTQARCYLPIPTDDAESETVIEAEEPPLANGTVESNTLEKVDEVPENGNDTPHNVTVSSSVGDITIDSVKDHLGSGEELTRRITNLQVTKTVTTVSSSSISNVQGEEVSSSAITTTSVTSEQENGVIDRHTNGGGPHLEPRKIQVSELLLRAPLALAEEDSETNHAGD is encoded by the exons ATGTTCAAGTTTATCAAGGGGAAGCCTCATCAGACGGCAGAAAGGCATAAAATTCACAAGGAGCTCTTTTGTTACAGAAGG ACCCTCCAACATGGTTTCCCCCACAAGCCATCAGCCCTGGGCTGGGACCCTTCTCTTAGGCTCATCTGCATTGGAACCTCTACAGGAGCCATCAAGGTGCTCGGCAAACCAGGAGTGGAGTTCTATGGACAGCACCAAAACCCAATTCCAGTCGCCAAGGTGCTGTTCTTGCCCAGCAAAGGCAAAGTTGTCAGTTTGCAGGATGACAATTCGTTGCATTTATGGGAA gttagttcaggttcatTAGTAGAAGTAAAATCCCAAGCTCTCGAGggcaaattaaagaaaatcagCAACATGTGCCTAGAGTCTGCTGGCAAATACTTGCTTCTCGGAACCGAGGGTGGCAATATCTACTTGCTAGATCTTAGCACCTTTACCATGACTCCTGATATTATTTATCAGGACGTAGTAATGCAAAA TGTTCCTCAAGATTACAAACTAAACCCTGGAGCAGTGGAATGTATTCTGGAACAACCAGGCCAACCTAACAACATCCTTATTGGGTACAATAGAGGCTTGATGGTATTGTGGAACCGTGCGGATAACATTGCTGTAAAGACCTTTATTTCTAATCAGCAGCTGGAAAATCTTTGCTGGAAAGGGGATCAGCACTTCATCACCTCACACAATGATG gaAGCTACATGGAATGGGATGTAACGCAGTCGGAGAAGCCCTGTGGGGAACCCATCACGACCTACGGACCATACGCTTGCAAGGCCATTCCTAAGATTATTTCAAAGGAACTAAATGGGGAACAGTTACTGGTGTTTTCTGGGGGGTTGCCCAGGGCGAATTATGGTGATAAGTTCTCAGTGTCTGTGATCCATGGGGATGGAAACGAAAATCATGTGGCGTTTGATTTTACCAGCAAA ATCGGTACTGCAAAAAACGATACCGATAGCGAAGAAGAACAATTCGGCAATAAG GTAATCGACTTCGTCGTCATTGATTCACGAACGGAAGACGAAGTCAGCGACGAACCTGAAGGGCAAGAAGCGGTAGAAGCGCCCTTAACCAACGGTATTTCCACTCGAGGGCAACCGGAGGCCCTGATTGTCTTAGCTGAAGAGGAACTAGTCGCCATAGATTTGCTCAGCAAAGGTTGGAAGATGATGAATTTGCCTTATTTGGTCGCTTTACATTCGTCGGCAGTAACTTGCAGCCAATATGTATCAG ATATTCCTCAATCTTTATGGGAATACCTTAAAGACGCTGGAAAGGCCCAGTCTAGTCACCTATATTCGGACAGGACGTGGCCTATCGACGGTGGAAAATTGTTATGCTCAAAAG GCACACATAAACGGGAACTCTTGTTGACCGGCCACGAGGATGGTACCGTGAGATTTTGGGATGCCGGGGGAGTTACCTTAACGCCAATTTACAAGTTTGGCACCGCTCAATTTTTTACTGGAGACGATTTGGATG AAGTGCCTCCTAACCAAGACGCGGAGGAGAATGAAGAGGAGTGGCCGCCTTTCAGAAAAACTGGAGTGTTTGATCCTTATTCGGATGATCCAAGATTAGCCATTAAGAGG gtTGCAATGTGCGCTTTGTCAGGTACTTTAGTAGTTGCCGGAACCGCTGGTCAAGTTATCGTCTCTAAATTTGATACTGAAATCCTCGACGGCCCTCTCAAGGTGGTTCCTATGAATATTGTTAGTGACAGAGATGGATTTGTCTGGAAAGGGCACAATCAATTGGCTCCAAAAACTG gggATATTCGTCAATCAAGAGGCTTCCAAGCCACCACTCTTCTTCAGTTGCACCCTCCTGCCGCTGTTACGTCTGCAGTGTTGCATGCAGATTGGGGTCTAGTGGCCGCCGGTACGGCTCACGGCCTCGCTCTATTAGATTACGTAAAAAACAAACCAGTTCTTTTTAAGTGCACACTTAACCCCAATG ATCTCACTGGCCAAGGCGATACTCCAATTTCTCGCAGAAAGTCCTTCAAAAAATCCCTAAGAGAATCATTCAGACGGCTCAGAAAAGGACGATCGACCAGACATAACAAAGAAGACAAACAAGTAAGCCGTAAACCTAATCACAACAACAAAAGTtctaaatattcaattatcaAGACCCCAGTAGTCACTTCGCCACCTACCAGGAAACCTCCAGTTTCTGAGCAGGGAGGCGACTTCAATCCTCTAGACGCCAAACCTGTGGAAAGGCAGATAGAGGCTCGACCAGTAGAAGACACCATGGGCTCGTTTGTGAGGTGTTTATACTTCGCAAGAACCTTCCTTATCAACG TACAAAACACGGTCCCAACTCTTTGGGCCGGCACGAATAACGGGACAGTATACGCGTTCACCATTATAGTGCCCTCGGCTTCCAAGAGAGATACAGATGACGTGGCGTGTCATTTAGCCAAAGAAATTCAGTTAAAACACAG GGCACCTGTAATAGGAATCGCTGTCCTGGATGGGTCCAACAAGCCACTGCCTGAAGCCCTGGAAGTAGAAAAAGGCGTGGCACCTCTCCCTGATACCACGCAAGTTCACAGAGTGATAATTGCTTCCGAGgaacaattcaaaatttttacgcTGCCATCTTTGAAGCCttattgtaaatataaattgacCGCACACGAAG GAGCTCGAGTAAGGCGTATGTCGTTCGCCACCTTTACCTGTAATTTACCTGACGATAACACCGttgttatacatatacattCCGAGGTAGATCTCCTATGTTTGACTAATTTGGGAGACTGCGTGGTGCTCAGCATTCCGGACTTGAAGAGGCAACTGAATGCCGCAGCTGTTAAACGGGAAGACATCAc TGGTATTTCGACTCTAGTATTTACCAAAACGGCGGAAGCTCTGTATTTACATTCATCTTCCGAATTGCAGAGGATATCTCTGTCTGCGACAGCAGTTACCCAAGCCAG ATGCTATTTACCCATTCCTACCGACGATGCGGAATCGGAAACTGTAATTGAAGCAGAAGAACCACCTCTTGCAAATGGAACAGTCGAATCGAACACTTTAGAGAAG gTGGATGAAGTACCCGAAAATGGGAATGACACTCCGCACAACGTTACCGTATCAAGCAGCGTGGGTGATATCACTATCGATAGTGTTAAGGATCATCTTGGCTCAG GCGAAGAACTGACCCGCAGGATAACCAATTTACAAGTTACGAAAACCGTAACTACTGTTAGTAGTAGTAGTATTAGTAATGTTCAAGGAGAGGAGGTGTCCAGTAGCGCGATTACGACGACAAGTGTCACCTCTGAGCAGGAAAACGGCG TCATAGATCGGCACACCAACGGAGGCGGACCACATTTGGAG CCTAGAAAAATCCAGGTTAGTGAACTGCTATTGCGCGCCCCTTTAGCCTTAGCAGAAGAGGATTCGGAAACTAACCATGCAGGTGATTAG
- the l(2)gl gene encoding lethal(2) giant larvae protein homolog 1 isoform X5, producing the protein MFKFIKGKPHQTAERHKIHKELFCYRRTLQHGFPHKPSALGWDPSLRLICIGTSTGAIKVLGKPGVEFYGQHQNPIPVAKVLFLPSKGKVVSLQDDNSLHLWEVSSGSLVEVKSQALEGKLKKISNMCLESAGKYLLLGTEGGNIYLLDLSTFTMTPDIIYQDVVMQNVPQDYKLNPGAVECILEQPGQPNNILIGYNRGLMVLWNRADNIAVKTFISNQQLENLCWKGDQHFITSHNDGSYMEWDVTQSEKPCGEPITTYGPYACKAIPKIISKELNGEQLLVFSGGLPRANYGDKFSVSVIHGDGNENHVAFDFTSKVIDFVVIDSRTEDEVSDEPEGQEAVEAPLTNGISTRGQPEALIVLAEEELVAIDLLSKGWKMMNLPYLVALHSSAVTCSQYVSDIPQSLWEYLKDAGKAQSSHLYSDRTWPIDGGKLLCSKGCTHKRELLLTGHEDGTVRFWDAGGVTLTPIYKFGTAQFFTGDDLDEVPPNQDAEENEEEWPPFRKTGVFDPYSDDPRLAIKRVAMCALSGTLVVAGTAGQVIVSKFDTEILDGPLKVVPMNIVSDRDGFVWKGHNQLAPKTGDIRQSRGFQATTLLQLHPPAAVTSAVLHADWGLVAAGTAHGLALLDYVKNKPVLFKCTLNPNDLTGQGDTPISRRKSFKKSLRESFRRLRKGRSTRHNKEDKQVSRKPNHNNKSSKYSIIKTPVVTSPPTRKPPVSEQGGDFNPLDAKPVERQIEARPVEDTMGSFVRCLYFARTFLINVQNTVPTLWAGTNNGTVYAFTIIVPSASKRDTDDVACHLAKEIQLKHRAPVIGIAVLDGSNKPLPEALEVEKGVAPLPDTTQVHRVIIASEEQFKIFTLPSLKPYCKYKLTAHEGARVRRMSFATFTCNLPDDNTVVIHIHSEVDLLCLTNLGDCVVLSIPDLKRQLNAAAVKREDITGISTLVFTKTAEALYLHSSSELQRISLSATAVTQARCYLPIPTDDAESETVIEAEEPPLANGTVESNTLEKVDEVPENGNDTPHNVTVSSSVGDITIDSVKDHLGSGEELTRRITNLQVTKTVTTVSSSSISNVQGEEVSSSAITTTSVTSEQENGVIDRHTNGGGPHLEPRKIQVSELLLRAPLALAEEDSETNHAGD; encoded by the exons ATGTTCAAGTTTATCAAGGGGAAGCCTCATCAGACGGCAGAAAGGCATAAAATTCACAAGGAGCTCTTTTGTTACAGAAGG ACCCTCCAACATGGTTTCCCCCACAAGCCATCAGCCCTGGGCTGGGACCCTTCTCTTAGGCTCATCTGCATTGGAACCTCTACAGGAGCCATCAAGGTGCTCGGCAAACCAGGAGTGGAGTTCTATGGACAGCACCAAAACCCAATTCCAGTCGCCAAGGTGCTGTTCTTGCCCAGCAAAGGCAAAGTTGTCAGTTTGCAGGATGACAATTCGTTGCATTTATGGGAA gttagttcaggttcatTAGTAGAAGTAAAATCCCAAGCTCTCGAGggcaaattaaagaaaatcagCAACATGTGCCTAGAGTCTGCTGGCAAATACTTGCTTCTCGGAACCGAGGGTGGCAATATCTACTTGCTAGATCTTAGCACCTTTACCATGACTCCTGATATTATTTATCAGGACGTAGTAATGCAAAA TGTTCCTCAAGATTACAAACTAAACCCTGGAGCAGTGGAATGTATTCTGGAACAACCAGGCCAACCTAACAACATCCTTATTGGGTACAATAGAGGCTTGATGGTATTGTGGAACCGTGCGGATAACATTGCTGTAAAGACCTTTATTTCTAATCAGCAGCTGGAAAATCTTTGCTGGAAAGGGGATCAGCACTTCATCACCTCACACAATGATG gaAGCTACATGGAATGGGATGTAACGCAGTCGGAGAAGCCCTGTGGGGAACCCATCACGACCTACGGACCATACGCTTGCAAGGCCATTCCTAAGATTATTTCAAAGGAACTAAATGGGGAACAGTTACTGGTGTTTTCTGGGGGGTTGCCCAGGGCGAATTATGGTGATAAGTTCTCAGTGTCTGTGATCCATGGGGATGGAAACGAAAATCATGTGGCGTTTGATTTTACCAGCAAA GTAATCGACTTCGTCGTCATTGATTCACGAACGGAAGACGAAGTCAGCGACGAACCTGAAGGGCAAGAAGCGGTAGAAGCGCCCTTAACCAACGGTATTTCCACTCGAGGGCAACCGGAGGCCCTGATTGTCTTAGCTGAAGAGGAACTAGTCGCCATAGATTTGCTCAGCAAAGGTTGGAAGATGATGAATTTGCCTTATTTGGTCGCTTTACATTCGTCGGCAGTAACTTGCAGCCAATATGTATCAG ATATTCCTCAATCTTTATGGGAATACCTTAAAGACGCTGGAAAGGCCCAGTCTAGTCACCTATATTCGGACAGGACGTGGCCTATCGACGGTGGAAAATTGTTATGCTCAAAAGGTT GCACACATAAACGGGAACTCTTGTTGACCGGCCACGAGGATGGTACCGTGAGATTTTGGGATGCCGGGGGAGTTACCTTAACGCCAATTTACAAGTTTGGCACCGCTCAATTTTTTACTGGAGACGATTTGGATG AAGTGCCTCCTAACCAAGACGCGGAGGAGAATGAAGAGGAGTGGCCGCCTTTCAGAAAAACTGGAGTGTTTGATCCTTATTCGGATGATCCAAGATTAGCCATTAAGAGG gtTGCAATGTGCGCTTTGTCAGGTACTTTAGTAGTTGCCGGAACCGCTGGTCAAGTTATCGTCTCTAAATTTGATACTGAAATCCTCGACGGCCCTCTCAAGGTGGTTCCTATGAATATTGTTAGTGACAGAGATGGATTTGTCTGGAAAGGGCACAATCAATTGGCTCCAAAAACTG gggATATTCGTCAATCAAGAGGCTTCCAAGCCACCACTCTTCTTCAGTTGCACCCTCCTGCCGCTGTTACGTCTGCAGTGTTGCATGCAGATTGGGGTCTAGTGGCCGCCGGTACGGCTCACGGCCTCGCTCTATTAGATTACGTAAAAAACAAACCAGTTCTTTTTAAGTGCACACTTAACCCCAATG ATCTCACTGGCCAAGGCGATACTCCAATTTCTCGCAGAAAGTCCTTCAAAAAATCCCTAAGAGAATCATTCAGACGGCTCAGAAAAGGACGATCGACCAGACATAACAAAGAAGACAAACAAGTAAGCCGTAAACCTAATCACAACAACAAAAGTtctaaatattcaattatcaAGACCCCAGTAGTCACTTCGCCACCTACCAGGAAACCTCCAGTTTCTGAGCAGGGAGGCGACTTCAATCCTCTAGACGCCAAACCTGTGGAAAGGCAGATAGAGGCTCGACCAGTAGAAGACACCATGGGCTCGTTTGTGAGGTGTTTATACTTCGCAAGAACCTTCCTTATCAACG TACAAAACACGGTCCCAACTCTTTGGGCCGGCACGAATAACGGGACAGTATACGCGTTCACCATTATAGTGCCCTCGGCTTCCAAGAGAGATACAGATGACGTGGCGTGTCATTTAGCCAAAGAAATTCAGTTAAAACACAG GGCACCTGTAATAGGAATCGCTGTCCTGGATGGGTCCAACAAGCCACTGCCTGAAGCCCTGGAAGTAGAAAAAGGCGTGGCACCTCTCCCTGATACCACGCAAGTTCACAGAGTGATAATTGCTTCCGAGgaacaattcaaaatttttacgcTGCCATCTTTGAAGCCttattgtaaatataaattgacCGCACACGAAG GAGCTCGAGTAAGGCGTATGTCGTTCGCCACCTTTACCTGTAATTTACCTGACGATAACACCGttgttatacatatacattCCGAGGTAGATCTCCTATGTTTGACTAATTTGGGAGACTGCGTGGTGCTCAGCATTCCGGACTTGAAGAGGCAACTGAATGCCGCAGCTGTTAAACGGGAAGACATCAc TGGTATTTCGACTCTAGTATTTACCAAAACGGCGGAAGCTCTGTATTTACATTCATCTTCCGAATTGCAGAGGATATCTCTGTCTGCGACAGCAGTTACCCAAGCCAG ATGCTATTTACCCATTCCTACCGACGATGCGGAATCGGAAACTGTAATTGAAGCAGAAGAACCACCTCTTGCAAATGGAACAGTCGAATCGAACACTTTAGAGAAG gTGGATGAAGTACCCGAAAATGGGAATGACACTCCGCACAACGTTACCGTATCAAGCAGCGTGGGTGATATCACTATCGATAGTGTTAAGGATCATCTTGGCTCAG GCGAAGAACTGACCCGCAGGATAACCAATTTACAAGTTACGAAAACCGTAACTACTGTTAGTAGTAGTAGTATTAGTAATGTTCAAGGAGAGGAGGTGTCCAGTAGCGCGATTACGACGACAAGTGTCACCTCTGAGCAGGAAAACGGCG TCATAGATCGGCACACCAACGGAGGCGGACCACATTTGGAG CCTAGAAAAATCCAGGTTAGTGAACTGCTATTGCGCGCCCCTTTAGCCTTAGCAGAAGAGGATTCGGAAACTAACCATGCAGGTGATTAG
- the l(2)gl gene encoding lethal(2) giant larvae protein homolog 1 isoform X6, giving the protein MFKFIKGKPHQTAERHKIHKELFCYRRTLQHGFPHKPSALGWDPSLRLICIGTSTGAIKVLGKPGVEFYGQHQNPIPVAKVLFLPSKGKVVSLQDDNSLHLWEVSSGSLVEVKSQALEGKLKKISNMCLESAGKYLLLGTEGGNIYLLDLSTFTMTPDIIYQDVVMQNVPQDYKLNPGAVECILEQPGQPNNILIGYNRGLMVLWNRADNIAVKTFISNQQLENLCWKGDQHFITSHNDGSYMEWDVTQSEKPCGEPITTYGPYACKAIPKIISKELNGEQLLVFSGGLPRANYGDKFSVSVIHGDGNENHVAFDFTSKIGTAKNDTDSEEEQFGNKVIDFVVIDSRTEDEVSDEPEGQEAVEAPLTNGISTRGQPEALIVLAEEELVAIDLLSKGWKMMNLPYLVALHSSAVTCSQYVSDIPQSLWEYLKDAGKAQSSHLYSDRTWPIDGGKLLCSKGTHKRELLLTGHEDGTVRFWDAGGVTLTPIYKFGTAQFFTGDDLDVPPNQDAEENEEEWPPFRKTGVFDPYSDDPRLAIKRVAMCALSGTLVVAGTAGQVIVSKFDTEILDGPLKVVPMNIVSDRDGFVWKGHNQLAPKTGDIRQSRGFQATTLLQLHPPAAVTSAVLHADWGLVAAGTAHGLALLDYVKNKPVLFKCTLNPNDLTGQGDTPISRRKSFKKSLRESFRRLRKGRSTRHNKEDKQTPVVTSPPTRKPPVSEQGGDFNPLDAKPVERQIEARPVEDTMGSFVRCLYFARTFLINVQNTVPTLWAGTNNGTVYAFTIIVPSASKRDTDDVACHLAKEIQLKHRAPVIGIAVLDGSNKPLPEALEVEKGVAPLPDTTQVHRVIIASEEQFKIFTLPSLKPYCKYKLTAHEGARVRRMSFATFTCNLPDDNTVVIHIHSEVDLLCLTNLGDCVVLSIPDLKRQLNAAAVKREDITGISTLVFTKTAEALYLHSSSELQRISLSATAVTQARCYLPIPTDDAESETVIEAEEPPLANGTVESNTLEKVDEVPENGNDTPHNVTVSSSVGDITIDSVKDHLGSGEELTRRITNLQVTKTVTTVSSSSISNVQGEEVSSSAITTTSVTSEQENGVIDRHTNGGGPHLEPRKIQVSELLLRAPLALAEEDSETNHAGD; this is encoded by the exons ATGTTCAAGTTTATCAAGGGGAAGCCTCATCAGACGGCAGAAAGGCATAAAATTCACAAGGAGCTCTTTTGTTACAGAAGG ACCCTCCAACATGGTTTCCCCCACAAGCCATCAGCCCTGGGCTGGGACCCTTCTCTTAGGCTCATCTGCATTGGAACCTCTACAGGAGCCATCAAGGTGCTCGGCAAACCAGGAGTGGAGTTCTATGGACAGCACCAAAACCCAATTCCAGTCGCCAAGGTGCTGTTCTTGCCCAGCAAAGGCAAAGTTGTCAGTTTGCAGGATGACAATTCGTTGCATTTATGGGAA gttagttcaggttcatTAGTAGAAGTAAAATCCCAAGCTCTCGAGggcaaattaaagaaaatcagCAACATGTGCCTAGAGTCTGCTGGCAAATACTTGCTTCTCGGAACCGAGGGTGGCAATATCTACTTGCTAGATCTTAGCACCTTTACCATGACTCCTGATATTATTTATCAGGACGTAGTAATGCAAAA TGTTCCTCAAGATTACAAACTAAACCCTGGAGCAGTGGAATGTATTCTGGAACAACCAGGCCAACCTAACAACATCCTTATTGGGTACAATAGAGGCTTGATGGTATTGTGGAACCGTGCGGATAACATTGCTGTAAAGACCTTTATTTCTAATCAGCAGCTGGAAAATCTTTGCTGGAAAGGGGATCAGCACTTCATCACCTCACACAATGATG gaAGCTACATGGAATGGGATGTAACGCAGTCGGAGAAGCCCTGTGGGGAACCCATCACGACCTACGGACCATACGCTTGCAAGGCCATTCCTAAGATTATTTCAAAGGAACTAAATGGGGAACAGTTACTGGTGTTTTCTGGGGGGTTGCCCAGGGCGAATTATGGTGATAAGTTCTCAGTGTCTGTGATCCATGGGGATGGAAACGAAAATCATGTGGCGTTTGATTTTACCAGCAAA ATCGGTACTGCAAAAAACGATACCGATAGCGAAGAAGAACAATTCGGCAATAAG GTAATCGACTTCGTCGTCATTGATTCACGAACGGAAGACGAAGTCAGCGACGAACCTGAAGGGCAAGAAGCGGTAGAAGCGCCCTTAACCAACGGTATTTCCACTCGAGGGCAACCGGAGGCCCTGATTGTCTTAGCTGAAGAGGAACTAGTCGCCATAGATTTGCTCAGCAAAGGTTGGAAGATGATGAATTTGCCTTATTTGGTCGCTTTACATTCGTCGGCAGTAACTTGCAGCCAATATGTATCAG ATATTCCTCAATCTTTATGGGAATACCTTAAAGACGCTGGAAAGGCCCAGTCTAGTCACCTATATTCGGACAGGACGTGGCCTATCGACGGTGGAAAATTGTTATGCTCAAAAG GCACACATAAACGGGAACTCTTGTTGACCGGCCACGAGGATGGTACCGTGAGATTTTGGGATGCCGGGGGAGTTACCTTAACGCCAATTTACAAGTTTGGCACCGCTCAATTTTTTACTGGAGACGATTTGGATG TGCCTCCTAACCAAGACGCGGAGGAGAATGAAGAGGAGTGGCCGCCTTTCAGAAAAACTGGAGTGTTTGATCCTTATTCGGATGATCCAAGATTAGCCATTAAGAGG gtTGCAATGTGCGCTTTGTCAGGTACTTTAGTAGTTGCCGGAACCGCTGGTCAAGTTATCGTCTCTAAATTTGATACTGAAATCCTCGACGGCCCTCTCAAGGTGGTTCCTATGAATATTGTTAGTGACAGAGATGGATTTGTCTGGAAAGGGCACAATCAATTGGCTCCAAAAACTG gggATATTCGTCAATCAAGAGGCTTCCAAGCCACCACTCTTCTTCAGTTGCACCCTCCTGCCGCTGTTACGTCTGCAGTGTTGCATGCAGATTGGGGTCTAGTGGCCGCCGGTACGGCTCACGGCCTCGCTCTATTAGATTACGTAAAAAACAAACCAGTTCTTTTTAAGTGCACACTTAACCCCAATG ATCTCACTGGCCAAGGCGATACTCCAATTTCTCGCAGAAAGTCCTTCAAAAAATCCCTAAGAGAATCATTCAGACGGCTCAGAAAAGGACGATCGACCAGACATAACAAAGAAGACAAACAA ACCCCAGTAGTCACTTCGCCACCTACCAGGAAACCTCCAGTTTCTGAGCAGGGAGGCGACTTCAATCCTCTAGACGCCAAACCTGTGGAAAGGCAGATAGAGGCTCGACCAGTAGAAGACACCATGGGCTCGTTTGTGAGGTGTTTATACTTCGCAAGAACCTTCCTTATCAACG TACAAAACACGGTCCCAACTCTTTGGGCCGGCACGAATAACGGGACAGTATACGCGTTCACCATTATAGTGCCCTCGGCTTCCAAGAGAGATACAGATGACGTGGCGTGTCATTTAGCCAAAGAAATTCAGTTAAAACACAG GGCACCTGTAATAGGAATCGCTGTCCTGGATGGGTCCAACAAGCCACTGCCTGAAGCCCTGGAAGTAGAAAAAGGCGTGGCACCTCTCCCTGATACCACGCAAGTTCACAGAGTGATAATTGCTTCCGAGgaacaattcaaaatttttacgcTGCCATCTTTGAAGCCttattgtaaatataaattgacCGCACACGAAG GAGCTCGAGTAAGGCGTATGTCGTTCGCCACCTTTACCTGTAATTTACCTGACGATAACACCGttgttatacatatacattCCGAGGTAGATCTCCTATGTTTGACTAATTTGGGAGACTGCGTGGTGCTCAGCATTCCGGACTTGAAGAGGCAACTGAATGCCGCAGCTGTTAAACGGGAAGACATCAc TGGTATTTCGACTCTAGTATTTACCAAAACGGCGGAAGCTCTGTATTTACATTCATCTTCCGAATTGCAGAGGATATCTCTGTCTGCGACAGCAGTTACCCAAGCCAG ATGCTATTTACCCATTCCTACCGACGATGCGGAATCGGAAACTGTAATTGAAGCAGAAGAACCACCTCTTGCAAATGGAACAGTCGAATCGAACACTTTAGAGAAG gTGGATGAAGTACCCGAAAATGGGAATGACACTCCGCACAACGTTACCGTATCAAGCAGCGTGGGTGATATCACTATCGATAGTGTTAAGGATCATCTTGGCTCAG GCGAAGAACTGACCCGCAGGATAACCAATTTACAAGTTACGAAAACCGTAACTACTGTTAGTAGTAGTAGTATTAGTAATGTTCAAGGAGAGGAGGTGTCCAGTAGCGCGATTACGACGACAAGTGTCACCTCTGAGCAGGAAAACGGCG TCATAGATCGGCACACCAACGGAGGCGGACCACATTTGGAG CCTAGAAAAATCCAGGTTAGTGAACTGCTATTGCGCGCCCCTTTAGCCTTAGCAGAAGAGGATTCGGAAACTAACCATGCAGGTGATTAG